The Bacillus sp. Y1 genome has a window encoding:
- a CDS encoding ABC transporter permease — protein sequence MYKYLIRRVLIFIPMLLALTIIVFALIQAAPGDPISGKIFDPNIDPEVFEKQKEALGLNDPIHVQYWNWLKDVLQGDFGKSFIFKGRDVSDLIAERIGNTFYLGIFTLFITIIVSIPIGIYSARKPYSILDYGATTFGFFGLAVPNFFFGLVAIYIFSIQLGWLPSQGSVSSPGLTGIELFFNKLQHLILPGLTLGLAGTASYMRFMRSEVLDVLGSDYIRTARAKGMTDRNVLYKHTLRNALIPIITLLGFEIGALLSGAVITEGVFQYPGIGTLFLSSIGNRDYPVIMAINLMLGFFILLGNLLADIFYSIVDPRIRYD from the coding sequence GTGTATAAATACTTAATAAGAAGGGTACTCATATTCATTCCGATGCTTTTAGCTTTAACAATTATTGTTTTTGCTTTGATACAGGCGGCTCCAGGTGATCCAATCTCGGGAAAGATTTTTGATCCAAATATTGATCCGGAAGTATTTGAGAAGCAAAAAGAAGCTCTTGGCCTAAATGATCCTATTCATGTTCAATATTGGAATTGGTTGAAAGATGTATTGCAGGGGGACTTTGGAAAATCATTTATTTTTAAGGGTAGAGATGTATCTGATCTTATTGCTGAAAGAATAGGAAACACGTTTTATTTAGGAATTTTTACACTTTTTATTACGATCATTGTTTCGATTCCAATTGGAATATACTCTGCAAGAAAACCATATTCGATTCTGGATTATGGTGCAACAACGTTCGGTTTTTTCGGATTAGCTGTACCGAATTTCTTTTTCGGCTTAGTAGCTATCTATATTTTTTCTATTCAACTAGGGTGGTTGCCTTCACAGGGATCTGTATCGAGCCCTGGGCTTACAGGGATTGAGCTATTTTTTAATAAACTTCAACATTTAATTTTGCCAGGTTTAACTCTCGGATTAGCTGGTACAGCCTCCTACATGAGATTCATGCGTTCTGAAGTATTGGACGTGCTTGGAAGTGATTATATACGGACGGCACGAGCAAAAGGAATGACAGATCGTAATGTCTTGTACAAACATACCTTGCGCAATGCATTAATTCCAATTATTACACTGTTAGGGTTTGAAATTGGGGCATTATTGAGTGGTGCAGTTATAACTGAAGGGGTATTTCAATATCCGGGAATAGGAACATTGTTCTTAAGTTCTATTGGGAATCGTGATTATCCTGTCATCATGGCCATTAATCTAATGTTAGGATTTTTCATTCTCCTCGGGAATTTATTAGCTGATATTTTCTACAGTATTGTTGACCCACGAATCCGCTACGATTGA
- a CDS encoding peptide-binding protein translates to MKAKKSWLIMLMLILVFGVLAACSGNKEPASSENEGSSEKDPVSGGTVVGAMDTAPTGLFNPIFYTEAYESNILSFTHEGLLTQDKNLDFIPNLAKEWTFNDDQTEVTFKLDENAKWHDGEPFTANDVVFTYKTIASPGYVEAGGVRTQYVERLVGYEEFSTGKTTDFQGVVAVDDHTVTFKFAQPNVLALSDASFMIIPEHIFKDIPVAEIPEAGASRNPGEVIGTGPFQFSEMVQGEQYVLKKFADYWQGEPKLDSVIWKVVDQAVILGLLENGEIDFVADPNGFQAADYETVDALENVEIVEQPDFGYQTMGLMHNHRSKEDSEAGTINPANWTVNEKLKDQKVRQAIAYAINRQGLVDGLLYGRGIVQNSPIATQFWAYDDTTPNQYEFDPEKAEALLDEAGYKDVNGDGFREDPNGKEWVLNLNYPLGNQIRERSAPIIEEFLEEVGISIDLRQPKEAAAYFEDLEKNSQDWDLYLIGWSLDSTDPDPSGLWSSMAGYNYSRWNNPEADQLLKDAFTPPDAFEQDYRKQKYSEWQVEFGEDLPSVILYAANSLWAHNKRLQGIDVLPYSFLNDTHLWYVTE, encoded by the coding sequence ATGAAGGCAAAGAAAAGTTGGTTGATCATGCTAATGCTTATACTAGTTTTTGGTGTACTGGCAGCATGCTCAGGAAACAAAGAACCTGCTTCATCAGAGAATGAAGGATCGAGTGAAAAGGACCCGGTAAGTGGAGGTACGGTAGTTGGGGCAATGGATACAGCTCCAACAGGTTTATTTAACCCTATTTTTTACACAGAGGCCTATGAATCTAATATTTTATCATTTACACATGAAGGGCTACTTACGCAAGATAAGAACCTTGATTTTATTCCGAACCTAGCGAAAGAGTGGACATTCAATGATGATCAAACTGAAGTCACCTTTAAATTAGATGAAAATGCAAAATGGCATGATGGGGAACCATTTACTGCTAACGACGTGGTATTTACTTATAAAACCATTGCGAGCCCAGGTTATGTAGAAGCGGGTGGAGTTCGTACGCAATATGTTGAAAGATTGGTAGGGTATGAGGAGTTTTCAACAGGAAAGACAACTGATTTCCAAGGGGTTGTTGCTGTTGATGATCATACAGTTACGTTTAAGTTTGCTCAACCAAACGTGTTGGCGCTATCTGATGCTAGCTTTATGATTATTCCTGAACATATCTTCAAAGATATTCCTGTTGCGGAAATTCCGGAAGCTGGTGCTTCACGTAATCCTGGTGAAGTAATTGGTACTGGGCCATTCCAATTTAGTGAAATGGTGCAAGGAGAGCAATATGTACTTAAGAAATTTGCTGATTATTGGCAAGGAGAGCCTAAGCTTGATAGCGTCATCTGGAAGGTCGTTGACCAAGCTGTTATCTTAGGTTTACTTGAAAACGGTGAAATTGATTTTGTTGCCGATCCCAACGGTTTCCAAGCTGCTGACTATGAAACAGTTGATGCCCTTGAAAATGTTGAAATTGTTGAGCAACCTGACTTTGGATACCAGACGATGGGATTGATGCATAATCATCGTTCTAAGGAAGATTCAGAAGCTGGCACAATTAATCCAGCTAACTGGACAGTTAATGAAAAGCTTAAAGACCAAAAAGTCCGTCAAGCGATTGCGTATGCAATTAACCGTCAAGGTTTAGTAGATGGTTTATTGTATGGACGCGGAATTGTTCAAAATTCACCAATTGCAACTCAATTCTGGGCTTATGACGATACAACACCAAATCAATATGAGTTTGACCCTGAAAAGGCAGAAGCTCTACTTGATGAGGCTGGTTACAAGGATGTAAACGGAGATGGTTTCCGCGAAGATCCTAACGGCAAGGAATGGGTACTTAACTTGAATTATCCACTAGGAAATCAAATTCGTGAGCGTTCTGCTCCGATTATTGAAGAGTTCCTAGAAGAGGTAGGAATCAGCATCGACCTTCGCCAGCCGAAGGAAGCAGCAGCCTACTTTGAAGATTTAGAAAAGAACAGCCAAGACTGGGATTTATACTTAATTGGTTGGAGCTTAGATAGTACAGATCCGGATCCAAGTGGATTATGGTCATCTATGGCAGGTTATAACTATTCTCGCTGGAATAATCCTGAAGCAGATCAATTGTTAAAGGATGCATTCACTCCTCCAGATGCATTTGAACAAGATTACCGTAAACAAAAGTATAGTGAGTGGCAAGTTGAGTTCGGTGAAGATCTACCAAGCGTGATCCTATATGCTGCAAATAGCTTATGGGCTCATAACAAACGTCTTCAAGGAATCGATGTACTTCCATACTCGTTCTTAAACGATACTCATCTCTGGTACGTAACGGAATAA
- a CDS encoding ABC transporter ATP-binding protein has product MSVIETVTRIHTDQDYILQAKNIKKYFPIKGGILKHTIGHVKAVDDVSLSVLRGETLGIVGESGSGKSTLGRVLLRLMDPTDGQIVFEDQDITKMRYRKLRPIRRDMQIVFQDPFASLNPKMSVSELIEEPLIVQTNLTKEERKEKTISLLEKVGLRSEDRFKYPHEFSGGQRQRISIARALTLNPKFVICDEPVSALDVSIQAQVLNLMADLQDEFNLTYLFIAHDLSVVKHISDRVAVMYLGRIAEIAPKKNLYETPLHPYTQALLSAVPSTDILHKKEKIILKGDLPSPSNPPSGCTFRTRCPMVHEKCSEVRPELTEVGNGHLVACHLYTGK; this is encoded by the coding sequence TTGTCAGTCATCGAAACAGTAACAAGGATACATACAGATCAAGATTACATACTTCAGGCGAAAAATATTAAGAAGTACTTTCCCATCAAGGGTGGAATCCTTAAGCATACAATTGGACATGTCAAAGCAGTTGACGACGTTAGTCTTAGTGTATTAAGGGGAGAAACACTAGGGATCGTTGGTGAGTCAGGCTCTGGAAAATCAACACTTGGTAGAGTTTTGCTTCGCTTAATGGATCCGACTGATGGACAAATCGTCTTTGAGGACCAAGATATAACAAAAATGAGATACCGGAAGCTTCGACCCATTCGGAGAGATATGCAAATTGTTTTCCAAGATCCATTCGCCTCGTTAAATCCCAAAATGAGTGTGTCCGAATTAATTGAAGAACCATTAATCGTTCAAACGAACTTAACTAAGGAAGAACGAAAAGAGAAGACGATCAGTCTTTTAGAAAAGGTTGGTCTTCGATCAGAAGATCGATTTAAGTACCCACATGAATTTTCTGGTGGACAAAGGCAGCGTATAAGTATTGCAAGAGCACTAACCTTGAATCCGAAATTTGTTATTTGTGACGAGCCAGTCTCTGCATTGGACGTTTCGATACAAGCCCAGGTACTAAACTTGATGGCCGACTTACAGGACGAATTTAACTTAACTTATTTATTTATCGCCCATGACTTAAGCGTTGTAAAACACATTAGCGACAGAGTGGCAGTAATGTACTTAGGTCGCATTGCGGAAATAGCGCCGAAGAAGAACCTCTACGAAACTCCATTACATCCATACACACAAGCACTTCTATCAGCAGTTCCATCCACAGACATACTACACAAAAAAGAAAAAATCATATTAAAAGGTGACTTACCAAGTCCATCAAATCCACCGTCAGGCTGTACGTTTCGTACTCGTTGTCCGATGGTTCATGAGAAATGCTCTGAGGTGCGTCCCGAGCTTACAGAGGTGGGGAATGGCCATCTAGTAGCCTGCCACCTTTATACAGGCAAATAA
- a CDS encoding ABC transporter ATP-binding protein — MSDVKLLEVSGLKTYFYLENKAVAKAVDGVDFYIRPGETVALVGESGSGKSITSLSIMKLINKPGKIEDGRIFFGGKDLVGLNDKQMTNVRGKEIGMIFQEPMTALNPVFTIGNQIIETLIRHKKMTKNEARLRAIELLKVVGFPRAEETMKEYPHQLSGGMRQRAMIAIAISCDPKLLIADEPTTALDVTIQAQILDLMDEMKKKFNMAVLLITHDLGVVAEYADRIMVMYGGQIVEETTIEKLFLSPKHPYTMGLLDSLPSLEKEVDRLGAIKGTVPPAHRFPVGCRFSDRCPKVMSKCRDKNPSLYETDAEESHRVRCYLYE; from the coding sequence ATGTCAGATGTGAAATTGTTGGAGGTTAGTGGATTAAAAACTTATTTTTACTTAGAAAATAAAGCAGTAGCAAAAGCCGTTGATGGAGTGGATTTTTATATCAGGCCTGGGGAAACCGTTGCTCTCGTTGGGGAATCAGGGAGTGGAAAGAGTATTACTTCCCTCTCCATTATGAAGTTAATTAATAAGCCAGGTAAAATTGAAGATGGTCGAATTTTTTTCGGTGGTAAGGATCTGGTCGGGCTTAACGATAAGCAAATGACGAATGTTCGTGGAAAGGAAATCGGTATGATCTTTCAGGAACCGATGACCGCCTTAAATCCTGTTTTTACTATTGGAAATCAAATTATAGAGACTTTAATTCGCCATAAAAAAATGACCAAAAATGAAGCGAGATTACGAGCAATTGAGCTCCTAAAGGTCGTTGGTTTTCCGCGTGCTGAGGAAACGATGAAGGAATATCCACACCAACTTTCGGGTGGAATGCGTCAGCGTGCTATGATTGCTATCGCTATTTCTTGTGATCCGAAGCTATTAATAGCTGATGAGCCGACAACTGCTCTTGATGTTACCATTCAAGCTCAAATTTTAGACTTGATGGATGAAATGAAAAAGAAATTTAACATGGCTGTATTGTTAATCACGCATGATTTAGGTGTAGTGGCTGAATATGCGGACCGAATCATGGTGATGTATGGCGGCCAAATAGTTGAAGAAACAACGATTGAAAAACTATTTCTGTCACCAAAACATCCGTATACTATGGGATTGCTTGACAGTTTGCCAAGTCTAGAGAAAGAAGTTGATCGACTTGGCGCGATTAAAGGCACTGTTCCTCCTGCGCATCGCTTTCCAGTTGGTTGCAGGTTCTCAGATCGCTGTCCAAAGGTGATGAGCAAATGCCGGGATAAAAACCCGTCACTGTATGAAACGGATGCAGAAGAAAGTCATCGAGTCCGATGTTACCTGTATGAATAA
- a CDS encoding metallophosphoesterase: MSKVLIVSDSHGLTEELNELKKRHKDVEKFIHCGDSELSKNDEAIDQFVVVRGNCDYESLFHHDEIIDFKGTKFLVTHGHLYNVKSTLMNLKYKAEEVDANIVCFGHSHLLGIEKIGNCLFLNPGSLRLPRGRNERTYVVLNLTEQEVDFHVYDFDQGEIVQLRQSFQLHK; this comes from the coding sequence ATGTCAAAGGTGCTTATTGTAAGTGATAGTCACGGGTTAACGGAAGAATTGAATGAATTAAAGAAGCGGCATAAGGATGTCGAAAAATTTATTCATTGTGGTGATTCTGAGCTTTCAAAAAATGATGAGGCCATTGACCAATTCGTTGTAGTAAGGGGAAATTGTGATTACGAGTCATTGTTTCATCATGATGAGATTATTGATTTTAAGGGAACGAAATTTCTAGTGACACATGGCCATTTATATAATGTGAAATCTACCTTAATGAATTTAAAATATAAAGCAGAAGAAGTGGATGCTAATATCGTTTGCTTTGGCCATTCTCATCTATTAGGAATTGAAAAGATCGGTAATTGTTTGTTTTTAAATCCTGGCAGCTTGCGGCTTCCAAGAGGGCGCAATGAGAGGACGTATGTGGTTTTAAACTTAACAGAACAAGAAGTCGATTTTCATGTGTATGATTTTGACCAAGGAGAAATAGTACAACTTCGACAAAGCTTTCAACTTCACAAATAA
- a CDS encoding XTP/dITP diphosphatase: MNEVIIATKNSGKAKEFVRMFEPLGFQVKTLLDYEEIEDIEENGTTFEENAIIKAETVSKQLNRAVIADDSGLVIDALDGRPGVYSARYAGEQKSDEDNMTKVLSELNGVEPSKRTARFYCALALAVPGQETVTVHGTCEGVILDEKRGTHGFGYDPIFFVKERNRAMAELLPEEKSKISHRAVALSNLAKLLPEVFKGE, translated from the coding sequence ATGAACGAAGTAATCATAGCAACAAAGAATAGTGGAAAGGCCAAAGAATTCGTAAGGATGTTTGAGCCTCTCGGGTTTCAAGTGAAAACTCTCCTTGATTATGAGGAGATTGAGGATATAGAAGAGAACGGAACGACCTTTGAGGAAAATGCCATTATAAAGGCAGAAACGGTTTCAAAGCAATTGAATCGAGCTGTTATTGCTGATGATTCAGGACTTGTTATTGATGCACTAGACGGGAGACCAGGTGTTTACTCTGCTCGTTATGCAGGGGAACAAAAGAGCGATGAAGACAATATGACGAAAGTGTTAAGCGAGTTAAATGGAGTTGAGCCCTCAAAGCGCACGGCGCGTTTTTATTGCGCCTTAGCACTTGCTGTCCCGGGTCAAGAAACGGTCACAGTACATGGTACTTGTGAGGGTGTGATTTTAGATGAGAAGCGAGGGACTCATGGCTTTGGGTATGACCCTATATTTTTTGTAAAAGAGAGAAATAGAGCGATGGCAGAGCTTTTACCTGAGGAAAAAAGTAAGATAAGCCATCGTGCTGTAGCCTTGAGTAATTTAGCAAAGCTACTACCAGAAGTGTTTAAGGGAGAGTAG
- the rph gene encoding ribonuclease PH yields MRTDGRQASEIRPIHIDTEYLIHPEGSVLITVGDTKVICTASIEERVPPFMRGEGKGWITAEYSMLPRATQTRNIRESSKGKVSGRTMEIQRLIGRALRAVVDLEAIGERTVWIDCDVIQADGGTRTASITGAFVAMAHALNKLHKDRKLSKYPVVDFLAATSVGILENKEIVLDLNYIEDSAAQVDMNVVMTGNGEFVELQGTGEESTFSYNELQDLLKIAQSGIMELFEAQKSVLGEAVVEKIEEARVKKGAKK; encoded by the coding sequence GTGAGGACTGATGGTCGTCAGGCATCTGAGATACGCCCTATACATATTGATACTGAATATCTTATCCATCCAGAAGGGTCCGTACTAATTACTGTTGGTGATACTAAGGTAATATGTACGGCTAGTATAGAGGAGCGCGTCCCTCCTTTTATGAGAGGAGAAGGGAAAGGATGGATTACGGCAGAGTATTCCATGCTGCCAAGGGCAACACAAACAAGAAATATACGTGAGTCATCAAAAGGCAAGGTTTCAGGAAGAACAATGGAAATCCAGAGGCTGATTGGAAGAGCACTAAGAGCAGTCGTTGATCTTGAAGCAATTGGTGAAAGAACAGTATGGATCGACTGTGATGTTATCCAAGCAGACGGTGGTACTAGGACTGCTTCCATAACAGGAGCGTTTGTTGCAATGGCCCACGCTCTGAATAAATTGCATAAAGATAGAAAGCTTTCAAAGTATCCAGTGGTTGATTTCCTCGCAGCTACAAGTGTTGGAATACTTGAAAACAAGGAAATTGTACTTGATCTCAACTATATCGAAGACTCTGCGGCGCAAGTTGATATGAATGTGGTAATGACAGGGAATGGTGAATTTGTTGAGCTCCAAGGAACGGGTGAAGAATCAACATTCTCTTACAATGAACTTCAGGATTTGTTGAAAATTGCTCAAAGTGGAATTATGGAGCTTTTCGAAGCACAAAAGAGCGTGTTAGGTGAAGCGGTTGTTGAGAAAATTGAGGAAGCAAGGGTTAAAAAAGGTGCGAAGAAATGA